In Croceicoccus sp. Ery15, a genomic segment contains:
- a CDS encoding acyl-CoA dehydrogenase family protein: MPRISLPDQLATHEVLNQPPPLVDFNAFELDVPLQSALERNGAAAHRDQLAVFGKRVGSFEALEWGRLANENPPKLKTFDRFGHRIDEVEFHPAYHQLMRLGLESGVSGAAWTAEQAGHTLHASLLYLMTQADAGTACPMSMTYAVVPALRAEPAVAAEWEPRVTSGRYDPRFIPAAEKTGATMGMAMTEKQGGSDVRANTTRAHALGTGEYELIGHKWFCSAPMSDAFLTLAYAEGGLTCFLVPRWRPDGTRNAIHIMRLKDKLGDRSNASSEIEYHGAWAQRVGEEGRGIRTIIDMVQGTRLDCIAGSAAGMRAALTQAAWHTRHRTAFQRQLADQPAMRGVLADLALEVEAATALMIRIASAFDAAQAGDEREAAFARLATPIAKYWVCKRQPGFVYEALECLGGAGFVEEGPMPRLFRQSPLNAIWEGSGNVIALDALRALTREPQAWEALRAELGRAQGAHPLLDAAIDRLDGIRVNGVPAESEARAFVETVALSLEAVCLRDAPSAVLAGFCVTRLDPDNRAFLYGGANASLDTDRLLARALPSE; encoded by the coding sequence ATGCCGAGAATCTCTTTGCCAGACCAGCTTGCCACGCATGAGGTGCTCAACCAGCCTCCACCCCTTGTGGATTTCAACGCCTTCGAGCTCGACGTTCCTCTGCAAAGCGCACTCGAACGAAACGGGGCGGCTGCGCACCGCGACCAGCTTGCTGTATTTGGCAAACGCGTCGGCAGTTTCGAGGCGCTCGAATGGGGGCGCCTTGCCAACGAAAATCCGCCAAAGCTGAAAACCTTCGACCGCTTCGGCCACCGGATCGACGAAGTCGAGTTTCATCCCGCCTACCACCAACTCATGCGCCTCGGTCTTGAATCGGGCGTGTCGGGGGCGGCCTGGACCGCCGAACAGGCGGGTCATACGCTGCACGCTTCGCTCCTCTACCTCATGACCCAGGCCGACGCGGGCACGGCCTGCCCGATGTCGATGACTTACGCGGTCGTTCCCGCGCTCCGCGCCGAACCGGCCGTAGCCGCTGAATGGGAGCCGCGCGTTACCAGCGGCCGATATGACCCGCGGTTTATCCCGGCGGCTGAGAAGACTGGCGCGACAATGGGCATGGCGATGACCGAGAAGCAGGGCGGTAGCGACGTTCGCGCGAATACTACACGCGCGCATGCGCTCGGCACGGGGGAATATGAGCTGATCGGCCACAAGTGGTTCTGTTCCGCCCCGATGTCCGACGCCTTTCTGACCCTCGCCTACGCAGAAGGCGGTCTGACCTGCTTTCTCGTGCCGCGCTGGCGCCCCGACGGGACCCGCAATGCCATTCACATCATGCGGCTCAAAGACAAGCTCGGCGACCGCTCCAACGCCTCGTCCGAGATCGAATATCACGGCGCCTGGGCCCAGCGTGTCGGGGAAGAAGGTAGGGGCATACGGACCATCATCGATATGGTGCAGGGTACACGGCTCGACTGCATTGCAGGGTCCGCCGCGGGAATGCGTGCAGCTCTTACGCAAGCCGCATGGCATACGCGGCACCGCACGGCCTTCCAGCGCCAATTGGCCGACCAGCCCGCCATGCGCGGTGTTCTCGCCGACCTCGCGCTCGAGGTCGAGGCCGCGACGGCGCTGATGATCCGCATCGCCTCGGCGTTCGACGCTGCGCAGGCCGGCGACGAACGCGAAGCGGCCTTTGCGCGCCTCGCGACACCGATCGCAAAATATTGGGTCTGCAAACGTCAACCCGGCTTCGTCTACGAAGCGCTTGAGTGTCTTGGCGGCGCCGGCTTTGTGGAAGAGGGGCCCATGCCGCGCCTTTTTCGGCAGAGCCCTCTGAATGCGATCTGGGAGGGGTCGGGTAACGTGATCGCGCTCGATGCCCTCCGCGCGCTCACGCGCGAACCGCAAGCGTGGGAAGCCCTGCGCGCGGAGCTTGGCCGGGCGCAGGGCGCGCATCCGCTGCTCGATGCGGCCATCGATCGCCTCGACGGCATTCGTGTCAATGGTGTCCCCGCGGAATCCGAAGCGCGCGCCTTCGTCGAGACGGTCGCGCTGTCGCTCGAGGCAGTCTGCCTCCGCGATGCACCATCTGCCGTTCTCGCCGGGTTCTGCGTGACGCGGCTCGACCCCGACAACCGTGCGTTTCTTTATGGCGGAGCGAATGCTTCGCTTGACACCGACCGGCTGTTGGCCCGTGCCCTGCCGAGCGAATGA
- a CDS encoding cation-translocating P-type ATPase, translating to MATLTLEVGNLFEELDHLGVEKQLRHEAGVSRATANPAGGSVTVEYDPAQTDGTRLQSLIKSCGFRCRGGIMPKHVCKPAEANLSESGTGPGRGADSRGEQAVHHDHRQGGAKDEMAQEMGHGAGMDMQEMVRDMRNRFWIAFIFTIPIFIYSPMGGFFTPPAPPFGMNLELFLFGLASAAVLYPVWPFVVAAWRALRNGILNMAVLVVLSVGTGYLFSVGSTFFFPGVQFYEAVAILLVFILLGHWLEMRARAGASAAIRALLDLAPPMAVVLRDGEEQEIPTADVLEGDTVLIRPGNKIPVDGEVLEGSSQVDESMLTGESMPVAKGPGDEVIGATINKSGSFRYRATKVGADTALAQIVKLVQEAQNSKAPAQLLADRASQWLVLIAIVIGLGTFAVWFWWIGETLLFAVTLTITVFVIACPDALGLATPMAVMVGTGLGASRGILFKNASALEDATKLNVVIFDKTGTLTMGEPRVVDIVAAEGRMPEQVLLLAAAVEKGSEHPLALAILDKAEGLKIPEARDFLNRDGRGAQAEVNGDTVFLGNRRLMDEESISLGGLADKAEELKGAGRTVVHVAHQGILVGLIAIADAPRPTAKAAIARLHDKGVEVAMLTGDNEGTARRVAEELGIDIVLADVLPGQKADKVKELQAQGKRVGMVGDGINDAPALTQADVGFAIGAGTDVAMESADVVLMRSDPYDVVGAVELSRATLRKMHQNLFWAVAYNVIAFPAAAGVFYPFIISPAVAAIAMSGSSVLVAVNALLLKRTRLDSYKPENFAEEAPTPPVTGQASA from the coding sequence TTGGCAACACTCACTTTAGAAGTCGGAAATCTCTTTGAAGAACTCGATCACCTCGGCGTGGAGAAGCAGCTGCGGCATGAAGCCGGCGTAAGCCGAGCCACTGCAAACCCCGCGGGGGGCAGCGTGACCGTGGAATACGACCCTGCGCAGACCGATGGGACGCGGCTTCAGAGCCTGATCAAAAGCTGCGGTTTCCGCTGCCGTGGCGGCATCATGCCGAAGCATGTCTGTAAACCGGCGGAAGCAAATCTTTCGGAATCCGGCACGGGACCGGGGCGCGGTGCGGACAGCAGGGGAGAACAGGCAGTTCACCACGACCACCGCCAAGGCGGGGCGAAGGACGAAATGGCCCAGGAAATGGGCCACGGGGCAGGCATGGACATGCAGGAGATGGTACGCGACATGCGCAACCGTTTCTGGATTGCCTTCATCTTCACGATCCCGATTTTCATCTACTCCCCGATGGGCGGGTTTTTCACTCCTCCGGCCCCGCCGTTCGGCATGAATCTTGAGCTTTTTCTGTTCGGCCTGGCGAGCGCGGCCGTGCTCTATCCGGTCTGGCCATTTGTGGTCGCTGCATGGCGCGCCCTTCGCAATGGCATTCTCAATATGGCCGTGCTTGTCGTGCTTTCGGTCGGCACCGGCTATCTCTTCAGCGTCGGATCGACATTTTTCTTTCCCGGCGTGCAATTCTATGAGGCCGTCGCCATCCTGCTCGTGTTCATCCTCCTCGGGCACTGGCTGGAAATGCGCGCGCGCGCGGGCGCGTCGGCGGCGATCCGGGCTCTGCTCGACCTGGCCCCGCCAATGGCGGTCGTTCTGCGCGATGGCGAGGAGCAGGAAATCCCAACGGCCGACGTCCTTGAAGGCGACACCGTGCTCATCCGCCCGGGCAACAAGATCCCCGTAGACGGGGAGGTATTGGAAGGCAGCTCCCAGGTCGATGAATCGATGCTGACCGGTGAATCCATGCCGGTCGCAAAAGGACCCGGTGACGAGGTCATCGGAGCGACCATCAACAAGAGCGGCAGTTTCCGCTACCGGGCGACCAAGGTCGGCGCTGACACGGCGCTCGCGCAAATCGTGAAGCTCGTGCAGGAGGCGCAGAATTCCAAGGCGCCCGCGCAATTGCTCGCCGACCGCGCGTCGCAATGGCTTGTTCTGATCGCGATCGTCATTGGCCTCGGAACGTTTGCTGTCTGGTTCTGGTGGATCGGTGAAACATTGCTGTTTGCCGTGACCCTGACAATCACGGTCTTCGTGATCGCCTGCCCCGATGCGCTCGGACTGGCCACACCGATGGCGGTCATGGTCGGCACCGGGCTCGGCGCAAGTCGCGGCATTCTGTTCAAGAACGCGTCGGCGCTGGAAGACGCCACAAAGCTCAATGTCGTTATCTTCGACAAGACCGGCACCTTGACGATGGGCGAACCGCGCGTCGTGGATATCGTGGCCGCCGAGGGCCGCATGCCCGAACAAGTGTTGCTACTGGCCGCTGCGGTCGAAAAGGGATCGGAGCATCCGCTCGCCCTTGCGATCCTTGACAAGGCCGAAGGACTGAAGATCCCCGAAGCGCGCGATTTTCTCAACCGCGACGGGAGAGGGGCGCAGGCGGAGGTCAACGGCGATACCGTTTTCCTCGGCAACCGCCGGCTGATGGACGAAGAATCAATCTCACTGGGAGGGCTGGCTGACAAGGCCGAGGAACTCAAGGGAGCGGGCCGCACGGTCGTCCATGTCGCTCACCAGGGGATTCTTGTAGGCCTGATCGCGATCGCCGATGCGCCGCGTCCGACGGCCAAGGCCGCGATTGCCCGGCTACATGACAAGGGCGTCGAGGTCGCCATGCTCACCGGCGACAATGAGGGTACCGCGCGGCGCGTGGCCGAGGAACTGGGTATCGACATCGTGCTCGCCGATGTGCTTCCCGGCCAGAAGGCCGACAAGGTGAAAGAGCTTCAGGCGCAAGGAAAAAGAGTCGGAATGGTCGGGGATGGCATCAATGATGCGCCTGCCCTGACCCAGGCCGATGTGGGCTTTGCGATCGGGGCCGGTACCGATGTGGCCATGGAAAGCGCAGACGTCGTGCTGATGCGAAGTGATCCCTACGATGTTGTGGGCGCGGTGGAGCTGTCGCGTGCGACGCTGCGAAAGATGCATCAGAACCTGTTCTGGGCGGTCGCCTACAACGTCATCGCCTTTCCCGCCGCCGCCGGTGTCTTCTATCCGTTCATTATCAGTCCCGCTGTCGCAGCAATCGCGATGTCCGGCAGTTCCGTCCTTGTCGCGGTCAATGCCCTGCTGCTCAAACGCACCCGCCTAGACAGCTATAAGCCTGAAAATTTTGCCGAAGAGGCCCCCACACCGCCTGTTACCGGTCAGGCGAGTGCCTGA
- a CDS encoding alpha/beta fold hydrolase, with translation MVQDLILPSRRDRDPELFVKIFGSGVRTLVFVAGLGGTTRYWETRVTELAQEHRIVLVDLLGFGRSPKPWVKYSVERHVDALQRVLAPLGPVTLVGHSLGALIAAAYAARHTETVERLVLISLPHFGSQDAAYTYMRQGPVKGGLIYTNVLLTMLACIITRRLLGRILPYLIRDIPREVVEDLVKHTWRSSTSSLWDVVYRHDVADDLRILEPVHNVLCIHGSDDIMAPLAPVRALAEAFSSVQLCVLEGLDHHPFLREPERCCELIASFAEQAAREAMLPNG, from the coding sequence ATGGTGCAAGATTTGATCCTCCCTTCAAGACGCGATCGCGACCCTGAGCTATTTGTGAAGATATTTGGAAGCGGTGTCCGGACCCTGGTGTTCGTTGCGGGGCTGGGTGGGACCACGCGATATTGGGAGACGCGGGTAACCGAGCTTGCGCAAGAGCATAGAATTGTGCTCGTCGACCTCTTGGGCTTCGGACGATCGCCCAAGCCCTGGGTGAAGTATAGCGTCGAACGGCATGTCGATGCCCTGCAGCGCGTTCTCGCCCCTCTCGGGCCGGTAACGCTCGTTGGCCATTCGCTGGGCGCCCTGATTGCCGCAGCCTATGCGGCCAGACATACCGAGACTGTCGAGCGCCTCGTACTCATCAGCCTGCCTCACTTCGGATCGCAGGACGCGGCGTATACATATATGCGCCAGGGACCGGTTAAAGGAGGGCTCATATACACCAACGTCCTGTTGACCATGCTAGCCTGCATCATCACGCGCCGCCTGTTAGGGAGAATCCTGCCCTATCTCATTCGAGATATTCCGCGCGAGGTCGTCGAAGACCTTGTCAAGCATACGTGGAGGTCATCTACCTCGTCGCTATGGGATGTTGTCTATCGCCATGATGTTGCGGACGACCTGAGAATTCTAGAGCCCGTTCACAACGTGCTTTGTATTCATGGGAGCGATGACATCATGGCACCGCTTGCGCCGGTAAGAGCGCTGGCAGAAGCTTTCTCGAGTGTGCAGCTTTGTGTCCTTGAGGGGCTCGATCATCACCCCTTTCTGCGCGAGCCGGAAAGGTGCTGTGAGCTTATCGCGAGCTTTGCCGAGCAAGCGGCGCGAGAAGCCATGCTGCCGAATGGCTGA
- a CDS encoding 1-phosphofructokinase family hexose kinase: MIATLTLNPTIDGAAQAEVVKPMHKIRTFDEHYYPGGGGLNVARVINELGGESYALYLAGGATGGVLQELVKQARVRAERFSISGSTRISHAIYERSTNLEFRFVPQGPEVSERDCEVVLRALQTLDCKYLVASGSLPRGLRSDIYAVVGAICQRRGIKLVLDSSGDALRHGIGGGVHLAKPSLGELETLVGRRLATAAEQETAAQAIVRDNGLDMLALTLGRDGAMLVTPEKTVMHAAPKINAQSAVGAGDSFLAAMTVRLAAGDAPEAAFLYGMAAGAATALTPGTSLCKRSDVERLYAELRARSEG, encoded by the coding sequence ATGATAGCTACCCTGACGCTCAACCCGACTATCGATGGTGCGGCGCAGGCCGAGGTGGTGAAGCCGATGCACAAGATCCGCACATTCGATGAGCATTATTACCCTGGCGGAGGCGGTCTCAACGTTGCGCGCGTCATCAATGAACTCGGCGGCGAGTCCTACGCGCTTTATCTTGCAGGTGGAGCAACAGGCGGCGTGTTGCAGGAGCTCGTCAAGCAAGCAAGGGTGCGGGCCGAACGCTTCTCGATCTCCGGCTCCACGCGGATCAGCCACGCGATCTACGAACGGTCCACCAATCTCGAATTTCGCTTCGTGCCGCAGGGTCCGGAAGTCTCCGAACGCGACTGCGAAGTCGTCCTGCGAGCGCTGCAAACGCTCGATTGCAAATATCTCGTGGCAAGCGGGAGTCTTCCGCGCGGCCTGCGTAGCGATATCTACGCCGTCGTCGGTGCGATTTGCCAGCGCCGAGGCATCAAGCTGGTACTGGACAGTTCTGGAGACGCTCTGCGGCATGGCATTGGTGGCGGCGTTCACCTGGCAAAGCCGAGCCTAGGCGAACTCGAAACGCTCGTCGGCCGAAGGCTGGCGACCGCGGCAGAGCAGGAAACGGCGGCCCAAGCCATCGTGCGCGATAATGGCCTCGACATGCTCGCTCTCACTCTGGGGCGCGATGGCGCCATGCTTGTAACGCCCGAGAAGACCGTGATGCACGCCGCCCCGAAGATCAATGCACAAAGCGCCGTCGGTGCGGGAGACAGCTTCCTTGCCGCAATGACCGTTCGCCTTGCCGCAGGCGACGCGCCCGAGGCGGCCTTTCTTTACGGCATGGCAGCTGGCGCTGCCACGGCGCTTACACCAGGAACTTCGCTATGCAAGCGCAGCGATGTCGAGCGGCTCTATGCCGAACTCAGAGCGCGCAGCGAGGGCTAG
- a CDS encoding cation:proton antiporter, producing MIEHVLHLILLLLAARSFGEIATRLGQPALVGEIGAGLILAVLAASLNAPFLAELSRSAFLDLAAEFGIFFLLLLAGLEIAPGELFRHSGRSAAVALGGVLLPLALGMALAWWVLPDNPMKFVQALLVGVALSISAVPVAIGVFMDLGMVHTPTGRTVIAAAILDDIIGLVLLAILTGAIAAGSVPGIGAMLPLLGKAALFFLIVAAAGYFGAPRIANLISRLRIPAPEFTALILTALGFAGLAELLGMDFIIGAFAAALLFNAKSLGQASFARLKATVSDLTMGLLAPLFFLSIGIRVDFAALAIIPGIVLALILVALMGKIIGAGLPALLSGLTRKEALGVGFGMSGRGAVELIIVSIAWEAGLFDYPGTVVANLFSALVLMALVTTIVTPIGLRWLFRERGQQGCNRPG from the coding sequence ATGATCGAGCATGTGCTGCATCTCATTCTCCTGCTGCTGGCGGCGAGATCCTTCGGAGAGATTGCAACGCGCCTCGGCCAGCCCGCGCTGGTGGGGGAGATCGGGGCCGGGCTAATACTGGCGGTTTTGGCGGCCTCCCTCAACGCTCCGTTTCTCGCCGAATTGTCGCGCAGCGCCTTTCTCGACCTTGCCGCCGAGTTCGGAATTTTCTTCCTGCTGCTGCTTGCCGGCCTCGAAATTGCCCCCGGAGAGCTGTTCAGACATTCGGGTCGCTCGGCTGCCGTGGCGCTCGGAGGCGTGCTGTTGCCACTCGCTTTGGGCATGGCCCTTGCGTGGTGGGTGCTTCCCGACAACCCGATGAAATTCGTCCAGGCTCTGCTGGTCGGCGTTGCATTGTCAATTTCTGCGGTCCCGGTCGCCATCGGCGTGTTCATGGATCTCGGCATGGTCCACACCCCAACCGGTCGCACGGTGATCGCCGCTGCAATTCTCGACGATATCATCGGACTTGTGCTCCTCGCGATCTTGACCGGCGCAATTGCGGCAGGTTCCGTCCCGGGGATTGGGGCGATGTTGCCGCTGCTTGGCAAAGCCGCGCTGTTCTTCCTCATTGTCGCTGCCGCCGGCTATTTCGGGGCGCCGAGGATCGCCAATCTGATCTCGCGCCTGCGGATTCCCGCCCCTGAGTTTACCGCGCTCATTCTGACAGCCTTGGGGTTTGCAGGGCTGGCCGAACTGCTTGGCATGGACTTCATCATCGGAGCCTTCGCCGCCGCCCTTCTGTTCAACGCCAAGAGCCTGGGTCAAGCCTCTTTCGCGCGCCTGAAAGCAACGGTCAGCGATCTCACGATGGGCTTGCTGGCCCCGCTTTTCTTTCTTTCGATCGGTATTCGCGTGGATTTCGCGGCCCTTGCCATCATTCCTGGCATCGTGCTGGCGCTGATTCTAGTCGCACTTATGGGCAAGATCATTGGCGCCGGGCTTCCTGCTCTGCTTTCTGGTCTCACCCGCAAGGAGGCGCTCGGGGTCGGGTTCGGCATGAGCGGCCGCGGGGCGGTTGAATTGATCATCGTGAGTATCGCATGGGAGGCAGGGCTCTTCGATTATCCCGGCACGGTCGTCGCCAATCTCTTTTCCGCTCTCGTCCTCATGGCGCTCGTCACCACGATTGTCACACCCATCGGACTGCGCTGGCTTTTTCGCGAGCGGGGGCAGCAGGGCTGTAATCGGCCGGGCTGA
- a CDS encoding L-lactate permease: protein MTFSLFLAALSPLLAVLLFLVGLRMPASRAMALAYLVTAAAGYFLWHMAPRTILAASIEGLAIAASVLWIIFGAILLLRLLTEGEAMARIREGFAAISPEPRVQLIVISWTFGAFLEGVAGFGTPAAITAPLLVALRFTPMAAVSLALIANSSPVAFGAIGTPVAIGLREGLRQPAANGGLDNLIENSAQMAAAIDLTTGSLVPFALILIYSRFFSKERSWSSALGYWRFALFAGLAYTIPAFIVSATLGPELPALAGALCAIVLVVPAAQRGFLKPRSGAATSGAPIAVEPSRVTLKRAWAPYLLLAALLLVSRADLLPVKQVMQDVSFAWLSVLGTPINIAIAPLYLPGSMFLIAGLLAVFLLPLDSERLRRAGRDTLKIAAASAVTLAAAVPMVRVFVYSGINSDGLPSMPMALSVLAADAAGQNWPVIAPFIGALGSFLSGSATFSNMTFALFQFTAANQAGLPPETVLGAQILGASAGNMVSVVNVVAAAAVVGRVGREGEIIRVTLVPMLAYTAAVGLVAAAAIGFAR from the coding sequence ATTACATTCAGCCTATTTCTTGCAGCGCTTTCGCCCCTGCTCGCGGTTCTGCTTTTCCTTGTCGGTCTGCGGATGCCCGCATCGCGGGCCATGGCACTGGCCTATCTCGTAACCGCCGCTGCCGGCTATTTCCTGTGGCACATGGCGCCCCGCACAATCCTCGCCGCTTCGATCGAGGGTTTGGCGATCGCGGCCTCGGTCTTGTGGATCATATTTGGTGCGATACTTCTCTTGAGGCTCCTTACCGAAGGCGAGGCGATGGCCCGGATACGCGAAGGATTCGCGGCCATATCGCCGGAACCGCGGGTCCAGCTCATCGTCATCAGCTGGACCTTCGGTGCTTTCCTCGAAGGCGTCGCCGGTTTCGGCACACCGGCCGCCATTACCGCTCCGCTGCTTGTGGCGCTTCGTTTCACACCGATGGCAGCCGTGTCGCTTGCACTGATTGCCAATAGCAGCCCGGTTGCCTTCGGTGCGATCGGTACGCCGGTGGCCATCGGGCTGCGCGAAGGACTCCGTCAACCTGCCGCAAATGGCGGGCTCGATAATCTGATCGAAAACTCGGCGCAGATGGCAGCTGCAATTGATCTGACTACCGGATCGCTCGTCCCGTTCGCGCTCATCCTTATCTATTCGCGGTTCTTTTCCAAAGAACGAAGCTGGTCCAGTGCGCTGGGCTATTGGCGGTTCGCTCTGTTTGCCGGTCTGGCTTACACCATACCTGCCTTTATCGTCAGTGCGACGCTAGGTCCCGAACTTCCCGCGCTTGCCGGCGCGCTTTGTGCCATCGTGCTCGTGGTTCCAGCAGCCCAACGCGGTTTCCTCAAACCCAGATCTGGCGCAGCCACTTCGGGCGCGCCGATTGCCGTAGAACCGTCACGCGTTACACTGAAGCGAGCCTGGGCACCCTATCTCTTGCTCGCCGCGCTCCTTCTCGTGAGCCGCGCAGATCTGTTGCCGGTTAAACAGGTCATGCAGGATGTCTCGTTTGCCTGGCTTTCGGTCTTGGGGACACCGATCAACATTGCGATTGCGCCGCTATATTTGCCGGGTTCGATGTTTTTGATCGCGGGTCTTTTGGCCGTCTTCCTTCTGCCTCTCGACAGTGAGCGGCTCCGCCGCGCTGGCCGGGACACCCTGAAGATCGCGGCCGCAAGCGCTGTGACGCTTGCAGCGGCGGTCCCGATGGTGCGCGTCTTTGTGTATTCGGGAATCAATTCGGACGGTCTGCCCAGCATGCCAATGGCGCTTTCAGTTCTTGCGGCCGATGCCGCCGGACAGAACTGGCCGGTGATTGCACCATTCATCGGAGCGCTGGGCAGTTTTCTCTCAGGAAGCGCGACCTTCAGCAATATGACATTTGCCCTGTTTCAGTTCACCGCAGCCAATCAGGCCGGACTGCCACCGGAAACCGTCCTTGGCGCCCAGATCCTTGGCGCCAGCGCGGGGAACATGGTGTCGGTCGTCAATGTGGTGGCAGCTGCAGCCGTCGTCGGCCGTGTCGGGCGCGAGGGAGAGATCATCCGGGTCACGCTTGTGCCAATGCTCGCCTATACTGCCGCCGTTGGCCTTGTCGCAGCTGCCGCAATCGGGTTCGCACGATGA